CATTATGCGGGCGATGGTTCTTCGTGCTGATTTTATCGATCCTTCAAAGCCGATTGATAAAGAAACTCCGATAGAAGCTGAAGAGAGAGTTAAAAGAGAGCAGGAAGCAAAGCAGGAGATTGAATCTTCAGCGGCGAGCACTGCTGCTTCTGCTTCCGAAGAAGAATCAGCAGAAAAGCCTGAATCGCAAGAGGCTGAGAATGAATCTGAAAAGGCTGATGAGTCTTCAGAACAAGCTTAATTTTATCTTTAGAACGGAGAGATTGAAATGGCCAGCTTTAACAAAGTTATCCTGCTCGGCAACCTAACTAGAGACCCGCAGTTTTCGTATCTGCCAAGCGGCACTCCGCTTGTAGAATTTGCCGTGGCTACGAACCGTAAGTTCGTAGGTCAGGACGGTCAGCAGCGGGAAGAGGTATGTTTTACAGACTGCCGAATGTTTGGCAAGCGGGCAGAAGTTATCAACAAGTATTTCAAAAAGGGCTCTTCAATTCTGGTTGAAGGCAGATTGATTCTCGACAGCTGGACAACTCAAGACGGAAGTAAGCGAAGCAGGCTGCGCGTGCAGGCGGAGAATTTCGAGTTCACCGGAGGCGGTGGCGGTGGGGCTCAAAGACAGGGCGACTACCAGCACGGAGGTTATCAGCAGGGCGGCTATCAGCAGCCTCAACAGCAGCCACCGCAGAATAACCAGCCTCAGCAGCCCCCGCAGCAGTCCTCTCAGGATGCTTTCGGAGGAGGCGACGATTTTAATCCGGATGATATACCGTTCTAAAAATTGCCTTGAGCTTTATTTTGATTTTAGGCATTTGTATTGAGAAATTTGAATTTTAATTTAAGAGCATTAAATTATGAAAAATCAGAGAAGAAACAAAAAAAGAAGAACTGCCACAATCCGTGAGCAGAATCAATGCCGGTTTTGCAGGGCTAAAACCGAGTATGTCGATTATATGGACATCGATACGCTTTCAAAGCTTCTTACCAACCGCGGCAAGATATATTCCAGAAAACGCAGCGGTAACTGCGCAAGCTGTCAGCGTAAGGTTCAGAACGCCATTAAACGTGCAAGGTATATGGGGCTTCTTCCATACCAGACGTGATAAGATAACGGCAGTAAGAAACTGAGCTTATTTAATACTAAAAACAAACTTATTGGAGAAAAAGCAAATGGTTAAAGTTTTGCTCCTTGAAGATATTATTAGCCTTGGTTGGCTTGGTGATATAGTTGATGTTAAAGACGGCTACGCAAGGAATTATCTCGTCCCCTGCGGCCTTGCAACTATACCTTCCAAAGAAAATATTGAGGCGATAGCAGAAGAAAAGGCTAAGCGTGCCAACGAACGCAAGCTCGAATATGAGAAGCTCTGCAAAGTGGCTGAAGAGGTTGAAGACGCTTCTGTTGTGATTGAAGCGAAGGCAAACGAGCAGGGTCATCTGTTCGGCTCTGTAACACCTGAGATGATTGCTGAGAAGCTTAGAGAAAACGGATATGAGATTGCAGATGAGATGGTTGCTGTAGGCCATATCAAGGAAGTTGGAGAGCACAAAGTTACTCTCAAGATTTCTGTTGATCTGGATGCCTCTGTTGAAGTGAAGGTTGTTTCCGAAGGCAGCATCCCGCTTGAGGAAGAAAAGCCTGAACAGCCGGAGCAGGAAGAAGATGAGCTCTCAGAAGCAAAATCAGAAACCTCAGAAGAATAATTCTTCTAAGGCAGAAGCACCTGCACAGCGTTCATCGGATTCGGATTTGATTCAGGCCAAATCCTTGCCTGAATCGTTTGAGGCCGAGGTGTCAGTGCTGGGCTCTATGATTCTGGATAGAAATTGCGTGAACGATATCGTCCAGAAGCTCAGCCCAGAGTCTTTTTACCGCCCGGAAAACCGCATCATATATGATGCCCTCGTTTCGCTTTATGAACAGCTCCCACCAGATAAGAATATGGACCTTGTTCTTATCAAGAATGAGCTGTTAAGGCGGAAACAGTTTGAAGATGCAGGAGGGCAGGACTATCTGAAAAAGATTCCTGCAAGCGTTGCAACTCCTGCAAACGCCGAATATTACACTAAGATTGTTCACGAGAAGTTTATCCTCAGACAGCTTATCAATACGGTAAGCGAGGTGCTGGACTTGGCATACGACCCGGGCGGGGAGATAAGCGAAAAGCTTGATCAGGCCGAGAAAAAGATATTCGAGGTAACTGGTGAACGTGTCAGCGGCGAGGCCGAGTCTATGCGTGATCTTCTCGTTAAGGCATTCGAGGAGATCGACAAACGAACAGGCGAAGCAATAACCGGAATCCCCACAGGTTTTACCAAACTCGACACTATGACTACCGGCCTCCACGAGGGAGAGCTTATTATAATGGCGGGGCGGCCGAGTATGGGTAAAACAAGCTTTGCAATGAATATTGCTGAGCATATCGGCGCTGATGAAGAGCAGCCGGTGTTGATTTTCTCCCTTGAGATGGGTCGTCTCCAGCTTGCAGAACGTATGCTCTGCAGCAGGGGAATGATAGATTCGCAGGCCGTAAGGAGGGGAGTGATGGATTCTGATGTTTTCCAGGAGCTTCTCGATACTAGCGAAAACCTCTCTCAGGCCCCGATCTTTATTGATGATACACCGGGTATGACGCCGCTTGAGATCAGGGCAAAGGCAAGAAGGCTGAAAGCTCAGTATGATATAAAGGCGGTATTTGTTGATTACCTCCAGCTTATGACCCTCGGGGGAAGGGTGGAATCAAGGCAGAACGAGATAAGCGCAATTTCCAGACAGCTCAAGGCTATGGCAAGAGAGCTTGATGTCCCGGTGGTTGTGCTCAGTCAGCTCAATCGTGCTGCCGAGCAGAGAGAAGACCACCGACCTCGTATGAGCGATCTCCGTGAAAGCGGGAGTATTGAACAGGACGCAGATGTTGTTATGCTTATACACCGCGAAGACTATTACCACAGGCAGGAAGCCGAGTATGAATTTGATAACCAAGCGGAAATAATTATAGCAAAGCAGAGAAACGGGCCTACTGGTATTGTGAATCTCAAGTTCCACGGCGAATTTACAAGATTTGACAATATCAGTACTGTTGATGAGCCGTTTTGATTTGCGGGTTTATTATAGCCCGTTTGAGACTGAAGTATTCTGATAAGATATAGGATTTTTTATGCTGAAAAGAGTCGTTGCATTAGTATTGTTTGCTGCTTTGGCTTGCGGTTTGGTTCAAGCCGAAGATTTGCGGATTGTCGAGCTTAAAGTAAAAGGTAACGCTACCCTCTCCAAATCCAAGATACTCAGCACGGTATCCGCCCGCCCGGGGCAAACCCTTGATGAGCAGTCTTTATCTCAGGATACTGAAAAACTGGCGGAGCTGGATGCTGTTCAATTCGCTTACTACAACACCGAACCAGTTGAAGGCGGGGTTAAGCTTAATTTTGTTGTTGTTGAGAAAATGCTCATTTCGGAAATTTCCTTTTACGGAAATGACAAGATCAGTGATAAGACCCTCTCAGACCTTGTTGATTTTGATAAGGGAGACTATCTCGAGAAAATTACGCTGGCAGCTGCTCTGGATAGCATAAGGAATAAATATACCGAAAAAGGGTACTACTTTGCCGAGGTAAAGCTCGGCGAAAAAGAGCTCGAGCAGGGTAAAGTGATATTCAGAATTGAGGAAGGCCCGCGAATCAAGGTTACAGGCGTTCGCTATAAGGGGAATACTGTCTTTACTGAAAAACAGCTCGACAGCGTTGTTAAGTTTGATTCCAGAATACTCTTTCTATTCAAGAGAGATTACAATACCAAGAAAATTGAGCAGGATATTGAGGCTATTGAAGAGGAGTATCGCTCTGCGGGCTATATAAATGTTGACTGCAATGCCGAGCCAGATTTGAACGAAAAGCTCAATAAGGCTGAGGTGGTGTTTTATATAAATGAGGGCAGGCAGTGCAAAGTGTTGGATCACAGCATCAAAGGGGTGAGCTTTTTTGATAAAGAACAGATTGAAAATATGCTCAAGGTTAAGAAAGGTATGGCCTACGACAGCGAGGCCGTAAAGAAAACCAGAGAAAATATCAGAGACAAGTATCTTGAAAAGGGCTTTATTGAAGCGAGAATCAGAGCCGAGAGGGATTTTACAGACAATGGAGATGTGAGGCTCGTTTACGATATTGATGAGGGGAAGCGTTTTAAAATAGGAGAGGTGAGGATCACCGGCAACTACCAAACTCACGATAAGGTCGTCAGAAGAGAGCTTGATTATGAGGGCTTCAAGCCTGGAAGATGGTACGACGGCAAAGAAGCCAAAGGAAACGGAAAAGGCCAGCTCGAGAAGGATGTAAAGCAGGCAACTCTGGCCGAAGACGTTTTCATCAAGTCTGTGGACGGGGAAAAGCCTGGAACCAAGGATGCCGTTGTGAATATCACAGAAGGTATGACGGGAATGGTTATGTTTGGTGCAGGGATTGACAGCAATAACGGCCTTGTAGGGCAGGTTATTTATGAGCAGAGGAATTTCGATATTCAGGACTGGCCGGAATCGCTCAGCGAGTTTTTCGATGGGCGGTCTTTCAAGGGTGCCGGCCAGAGGTTGAGAATCTCCCTCGAGCCCGGTACAGAAGTAAATCGCTATTCAATAGATTTTACCGACCCTTACGCATGGGAACGCCCTTTCAGCTTGAATCTCGGCTCCTCACGCTTCTGGAGAGGCAGAGAATGCTACGATGAGGAGAGAACCAAGGGCTATATCGGACTTACAAGACGCTATGAAGACGACTGGTATCTTGGAATAAGACTGCGCGCCGAAAATGTAACAGTATCTGATCTCGACGCAGATTCGCCGCAGGAGATTTATGATGTTGAAGGCGATACAGGCCTTTTCGGAACGAAATTCTCAGCCAAGAAGAAGGTAACAGACGACAAATATATCCCCACAGAGGGCTATGTGTTCGATGCCTCCTTTGAACAGGTTACAGGCGATTACAACTTTGGCGTTGTAAGCTCCTCATACACAAATTACGAGACGCTCAAGGAAGATTTGGCCGGCAGAAGAACCGTATTCTCAACGAAGATATACGGTGCGGCTATTCTTGGTGATGCTCCGCCGTTTGAGAAATTCTATGCAGGCGGTTCTGGCAGCCTTAGAGGATTTGACTACCGCGGCGTGAGCCCGAGAGGCGAGAGCACAACCACGCCCGGCGTTTATGACGACCCAATCGGGAGCGACTGGATCGCCATCGGCACTGCCGAGATCACCTTCCCACTCGCAAGCGACCGCTACAATTGGCTTCTCTTTGGCGATGCGGGGAT
This window of the Sedimentisphaera salicampi genome carries:
- the ssb gene encoding single-stranded DNA-binding protein translates to MASFNKVILLGNLTRDPQFSYLPSGTPLVEFAVATNRKFVGQDGQQREEVCFTDCRMFGKRAEVINKYFKKGSSILVEGRLILDSWTTQDGSKRSRLRVQAENFEFTGGGGGGAQRQGDYQHGGYQQGGYQQPQQQPPQNNQPQQPPQQSSQDAFGGGDDFNPDDIPF
- the rpsR gene encoding 30S ribosomal protein S18, with protein sequence MKNQRRNKKRRTATIREQNQCRFCRAKTEYVDYMDIDTLSKLLTNRGKIYSRKRSGNCASCQRKVQNAIKRARYMGLLPYQT
- the rplI gene encoding 50S ribosomal protein L9 translates to MVKVLLLEDIISLGWLGDIVDVKDGYARNYLVPCGLATIPSKENIEAIAEEKAKRANERKLEYEKLCKVAEEVEDASVVIEAKANEQGHLFGSVTPEMIAEKLRENGYEIADEMVAVGHIKEVGEHKVTLKISVDLDASVEVKVVSEGSIPLEEEKPEQPEQEEDELSEAKSETSEE
- the dnaB gene encoding replicative DNA helicase: MSSQKQNQKPQKNNSSKAEAPAQRSSDSDLIQAKSLPESFEAEVSVLGSMILDRNCVNDIVQKLSPESFYRPENRIIYDALVSLYEQLPPDKNMDLVLIKNELLRRKQFEDAGGQDYLKKIPASVATPANAEYYTKIVHEKFILRQLINTVSEVLDLAYDPGGEISEKLDQAEKKIFEVTGERVSGEAESMRDLLVKAFEEIDKRTGEAITGIPTGFTKLDTMTTGLHEGELIIMAGRPSMGKTSFAMNIAEHIGADEEQPVLIFSLEMGRLQLAERMLCSRGMIDSQAVRRGVMDSDVFQELLDTSENLSQAPIFIDDTPGMTPLEIRAKARRLKAQYDIKAVFVDYLQLMTLGGRVESRQNEISAISRQLKAMARELDVPVVVLSQLNRAAEQREDHRPRMSDLRESGSIEQDADVVMLIHREDYYHRQEAEYEFDNQAEIIIAKQRNGPTGIVNLKFHGEFTRFDNISTVDEPF
- the bamA gene encoding outer membrane protein assembly factor BamA; this encodes MLKRVVALVLFAALACGLVQAEDLRIVELKVKGNATLSKSKILSTVSARPGQTLDEQSLSQDTEKLAELDAVQFAYYNTEPVEGGVKLNFVVVEKMLISEISFYGNDKISDKTLSDLVDFDKGDYLEKITLAAALDSIRNKYTEKGYYFAEVKLGEKELEQGKVIFRIEEGPRIKVTGVRYKGNTVFTEKQLDSVVKFDSRILFLFKRDYNTKKIEQDIEAIEEEYRSAGYINVDCNAEPDLNEKLNKAEVVFYINEGRQCKVLDHSIKGVSFFDKEQIENMLKVKKGMAYDSEAVKKTRENIRDKYLEKGFIEARIRAERDFTDNGDVRLVYDIDEGKRFKIGEVRITGNYQTHDKVVRRELDYEGFKPGRWYDGKEAKGNGKGQLEKDVKQATLAEDVFIKSVDGEKPGTKDAVVNITEGMTGMVMFGAGIDSNNGLVGQVIYEQRNFDIQDWPESLSEFFDGRSFKGAGQRLRISLEPGTEVNRYSIDFTDPYAWERPFSLNLGSSRFWRGRECYDEERTKGYIGLTRRYEDDWYLGIRLRAENVTVSDLDADSPQEIYDVEGDTGLFGTKFSAKKKVTDDKYIPTEGYVFDASFEQVTGDYNFGVVSSSYTNYETLKEDLAGRRTVFSTKIYGAAILGDAPPFEKFYAGGSGSLRGFDYRGVSPRGESTTTPGVYDDPIGSDWIAIGTAEITFPLASDRYNWLLFGDAGMIDEGGPRTSIGTGIEILIPQWFGPVPMRFEIAAPITKEGEDETEFFSFSMGRLF